CTGCTTGTCAGCTTTTTGCTGGTGAACGCCAGCCTGGTTTTACGCGCCTATCGCTGGCTGCTGCTGCTGCGCGGCGTCGGCACGGCCGTTCCGTTTAGCCGGTTGGTGGAGCTATATTTTGTCGGCAACTTCTTCAACATGTTCCTGCTGTCCGGCTTTGGCGGCGACGTCGTGCGCGTGCTGGAATCGGCCCGCGACGTGCCCGGCAGCGTGGCCGCCGGCACAGTCATTCTGGACCGGTTTACCGGGCTGATCATGTTGTTTGTAATGGCTTTGTGCGCTTTGCCCTGGCGGCCGGACAACTTTCCGGTCTGGTTGGTCTGGTTTATCGTGGCCGGGGCGGCTGGCGGCGTGGGGCTGCTGGCTATGCTGATGCAGGGCAGTTGGCTGCGACGGTTGGGCGGCTGGCTGCCCGGTCCCCTTTCGCCGGTGGGCGATGGTCCTATCGCCAGCCTGCTGCAAGCGGTAGAAGGCTGCGGCTGGCGGGCGGTGGGCAGAGCGCTGCTGGTTTCGCTGCTGTTTAACCTGATGCTGGTCTTGTGGTGGCAGACAAACAGC
This genomic stretch from Candidatus Leptovillus gracilis harbors:
- a CDS encoding flippase-like domain-containing protein, with translation MMRKQAVNLLKIGVTVLGLYLVLREVDLASILDVLRGVKLGWLLVSFLLVNASLVLRAYRWLLLLRGVGTAVPFSRLVELYFVGNFFNMFLLSGFGGDVVRVLESARDVPGSVAAGTVILDRFTGLIMLFVMALCALPWRPDNFPVWLVWFIVAGAAGGVGLLAMLMQGSWLRRLGGWLPGPLSPVGDGPIASLLQAVEGCGWRAVGRALLVSLLFNLMLVLWWQTNSLALGLSVGYGYLALVVPVLSVLLLVPSVSGLGTNEAAAPVLFAAAGLGIETAVALSLLNFLVVRLSGILGAPVYLWTVVRNGRSG